The Rhopalosiphum maidis isolate BTI-1 chromosome 2, ASM367621v3, whole genome shotgun sequence genome segment GTATCTGTTTCAAGAAGTCACTAGTGTTTACTATTCACTATTcacaaaaatgttgatatcatttttaaatactggaTGGCGTATGCAACATACACTTatagaatatgaaaaattattttagttcttAGTGTTCttactaatttactattttattatgcaaGAACAGAATGGTCAGAAtgttaataggtacataagtatgaaaacattttgagatattttgtaatattgatttataatttcaattaaaataaactttactcAACTTTAAGTTAgatgttttgtttaaatatttttaccaaccCACCCAACAACCTTTTAACAAACCTATAACCCCCCAGAAccataacataaataacatttttttcttttattattggcaatattatatattaataattgatacaaaaaaaaattaatgttggcTTAATGATATTTGGCTTTGattgtttttacataataaattctacTTTAGCTCAATTTTAGATAATGCAATCCATAAATCATCTTGGTATGTAGTGGATTATTTTGACGTTTTCagattgaatattttagaaaaaacctcttcacataaataaatgttattggaaatataattgaaaattgaaattgaaatggCTTTAGTTTCTAGTTTTGCATAATTTTCCTTGTACAAATATgcccaaattttttttaaagaagtttcaataaacatttgtttatgtttatgatCACACAAAAGTACAATTAATTGACTTTCTGTGAGTAGACAGTGAtgaaaacagtataataatctaGATTTGATTGATTTAATGAATCTGGTTTTGATTCTATGTTTATTCTTATCttcaaattatatgaaatagtacagtttaatcataattttttttttttttttaatgtaataccaTATACATTTGTACAATGATGCTGGTaagtacatactacatatcatagtatgattttatgtatattataattagttttagcttataatatattaatacaatatcatataaatttaaattatacatgaaatgtttttttttcataatttattatttattatagttttatacttttattaactaattatttttatttttaaaaatgaaaaacctgCCACAACCCATTTATAAAGCCTACAAGACCCAAACATTTGGTCACAACCCACCAGTGTAATAGCATAGATAAATGCATATCttacaaataatacttaattgctattaagatttaaaaatatgtcacaCAATCAATTTGTGATATACAAatgattgtataaaattgtattatttatatcagtcttgattttacataaaaaataaaaacactattcATTAAtgttcttcttcttcttcatcTACTCGTTCttgtttagtaataatttcaaattgtccagaaaatttttttgtagcaTATAATAGCATTTCAGTTTCTGGTTCGCTGAGTCTATCATAGAAATCTTTAATAccctgaaaattaaaaaaaatatattatttatgaataggATTTGGATTTTagcgcaataaaaataataaaattaaaattaaaagatgaaAGAAAAGCAAGAACAtgcattataattgtaatatgtaatataggtTAGGTTTAACAAACACTTAATTAACTTCCGCTAACAAGTGCTTAATGAATATGTCTATCAGTATTCagcaaaatatttaggtatactaatttaaacataacatttgTCATCTTTGCAAACTCTTATCAATTTtaaccataaatatatacaaaactatattgtagtaaattgatcatttaaaatagtttacaaaaaagaagtttattcttttttaataaaaatttaatgaaacacTTCCTTGAAAGAAGAATTACCTttctattatttcttaaagGAAGCATTAATTTTGCTTCCAAATCTAATCTCTGTTATGaaataccataaatataaaatttaaagcatctataaataattaaatattacctataggtaatatacaatttcaattcatttatctttaaatgtaACATAAGCTTtcatacaaataacaatttcatGTGCAGTACTAAGGGCTTTTTTGTAAATAGTAgaccctaaaaataaattaaaattgattctaTAAACTAGTATAGTTAATAAGAAAATGTGTCTAatcacattaatttaaaaagcatTACTTAgtaaccaataaataaattaaataaataccaaggATAATTGTAAAACAGAATCTGGTGGATCGTTGACTAACATTAGTTTTTCTTTCTTTGTCAGATTAATTGGCATATCTTTTAATTCGATCAGGAATTCTCTTATTTTAGTTGCATTTTGTTTTGCACATGGTCTTTGCTCTAAATACTTGTTAacctatgaaaaaataaatatttattaacattttcaacaattttaaaacatggtTGTAAACCAAAGGATTAAATTGGATGCACCtcatataaaattgttgaatgGTTCATGCCTCCAATGAGTTTTGTATtttcttgagatttttttagtaattcaaaaacctaaaacattaataattgtatttttaaacatagacgcatgaaaaatgattttacatttaaatattttacttgttttttttttattttataaaagaggagacaaatttattattatctttaatcaCCTACAGTTTGAGGTCTAATGAAAGTGATTGATATGTTTGGCAACCTTCTTAGCACTTTTTTATGGAAGCTATTTTTAACACTTATAGTTTTCTATAATActtcaatagtattatttaattttaaaatatatccccGATTGTATTTAGTATCTAATGATATACCAAgtgttgtaaaaattaaaaaaaaaattgtcaagttaagaaaattacaatttataatacttaaaaacatacaacAGTAAAAGGCCATTTACCGTGACAAAACTGTAACATACATtggtgatacatttttaaattttgtgttaAACCTTTGAAAACTCTTCAATTAGCTTATAATAGTAGtaactattaagtaataagtacatataacTTTACCTCGTTATTACAAAGTACGGCTACTTGTGGATtctttctgaaaaaaaaaagtatgacaCATCAGCAAGAAACAAATGGCAGAGTATTatgcagaaaaaaataattcgttagcaattaaatacttacacctccatttttttgttgcttgtaaatattataacatatactagccactataaattactatataacaCGGACTAAGAGACCAGCGTCCTCGCTGATATACgattatagattaaaaaattcaatgacactgaataacataaattcaaaatactagtctggatattgtattaaatacgagttaatcaaaaaaacactgaaaatactaaaaactgatgttgtatttatttattaatatttaatttaatagtagatATTATTCATACCGATACAACTCATCGTAAgttttcatgtttattttttattcttatcgcCAAATGTTATCGACAATTAGTATCACCACTTAGCGCAACAGTGTTGACGTGGTCgggaaaaacaaaacaaaaatgttgtaccaaaaaatgttgtcatgaTAGAAATTACAGTCATTCAAGTTAAGGCAGATAGGTatcctatttttaatttgtaatattattaatagatatttaagattttcaaaaagaaaaattcttTACTTATCGATACGTATTGCTTGTATACCGCACAtgtacctaattttaagttattgaaatttcaatttcaaactGATACCGGTGCGACGATACCTATATATCGACTTGATTTGAAATATATCTAACAATTTAGCCTATTAAATGTGTAGTATTGTTTAAAGGGCTATAATCAAGTGTAATAGGGTCTAAAGATAATACGTAGGGGAGAAATTTTACATCTTTAagtgtattaataaatcataaatatatgcgAAAGCAGTGCCGTATCCAAGAGGGGGGGGGGCTTTTCGGCTTAAGCCCACTctgaaatcttttattttaaataatatgtgtatattaaaagCAGAAAAAGTTTcctagtattttgatacattatgttcgagtagtttatgagttataagtatttaaagtttagatgctTGGAGTGGTGTGGTAcggaattaaaatgtttgtctaCTACTCtgcttgtctaaactttaaatacgtataattcaTAAGCTACTCGCCCtagtatatgtttttaaattatttcctatTTTTCTATAGAGTTAAAGTATGAATGTTTAAGCCCACCCCGAAAACAAATCTTGGGTACAGCACTGTGCGTAAGCATCATATTATggcatgaatatttttaaaacgttttccTCGCTACGCTCAATATTTCGGTTACTgattttcattcaaaaaatacagcattatatacataatacatatacacaaaatgcaatacaatttatttcatttgtattaattgatACAATATGTCTTAATAATGCtgcaaaatttatttaattttactaaaaaacagTAAGAACaactaatattcaaatatatttactaaaaataaggtaggcatatatataatatacatttagtatttattttacttaaaatggtCAAAGAAATTgacaatgttttaaattttcaatgtaaatactaaatatatataatatatatacattgaaaatttgtctaatctaatgattttttaccctgaatatcatattgtaatattattatgtgtagtaGTTACTAGTTAGTAATTTAGTATAGTTAAAGTTAAAACAGTTACTTACATCACCAAATACGCGATACAGAATAATAGTAACGATGTgactattgtacataatactatagggGCGAGTATGTCATATACAACatgcatacaatataaacatattttgtatctatCTATTAGTATTGCACCAGTGAAATTAATATGCGCCCTCGGCCCACCCCCTCGCTTGGTTATTTTCGATAAGATACCGTAAAAATACTgggtttacaataaaataataatacatttaaccaCCCATCATGTGTGTCGTGACTAGTTCGTGTGTGTAATACTACAAATACTGTAATATGTATCGTgtagtatgataatattacattattttaatgtccTACCGCGAACCAAGCACAACGCacctatatatacgtattattgcaATTTACGACCGACCGACCGACCCCACCGGAAGGGGGACTCACACAAACGATgtgttatatcatattatcgtgaataattttataatattttaggtgacaaattcttaaaaattaggtCATCAAGAACGACGACGTTTACGCATAAAACGGAACTCCACGTCGCTGGCGGTCGGCGAgggtgtgtaatatataatataatatgccgtCATCGCAGTGTACACCTATATAGCTaggttatacattattattataaatgtatatctaaTGTACACGACGATAGGTATACGGTTAccgtaatatgtattatatatatcgcaCGATGGTATcgggtttaaaaattaacgtcccgtattgtatatttggaTTATGTAAACGCGTCATCCggtaacaatacattttataatatatgccaaaaccgcataaaaaaaaactgttaattatattacctcACTGCAGTCTGCAGTAATTTCTGACCGTTATTTCGGTctcgaaaaaaaacaataaataccgTTTCGTGCGTGGATAAACTTTTTTCCGGACAGATATCGTAATTCGTAATGGTGCAGATTATTAGTTATGAACATGTAAAACCaaactttttcaaataaaggacaaggttatatgatatttaggtataattaattgtaaagtattacattatctgtgttctgCAGTCTTCGTTTTTGtcttctaataataaattatacaacgattactataccattattaccattaaattattaaactattgtaGTACTTGCACGTATCCGACGTACATATAAACGTTAtcgtgtttataaaaattatatttttattttcattctacgattaaaacttaaaacgcCTGGATAGGAGGGCGACTGTCTTAATACCCgtgtaatactgtaatagcTACAAGTGAAAACGAAACGCCCTAtaaattaggttaggttaggttaatccgaatttaaagttttcattattttggtCATTCAATAATAGTGCAtctattcataaaatgttggAATTAATCAGCGTGAGTGGATTATAACggcttatagtattatactatcgaGTTTTAAACAAGAAACAGTTTGAAAGGTAAATTTTGAATGTATTTGCTTGGAGTTTCCAAGTTGAAAACAAAAGCTAAAAAGaagtaatttttgaaaatatttcacaaatttaatgttacatCTTATATAAGGTTTGgcacttaaaagttataatttattaatatttaaattattttgattgttctttttttatgaaattttagctattacaaaaatgtattattattttttgagtgAATAGAGTTTATACAAATTCATTAACAATATTAGTCCACTAGATTTTACAGGTCCAATACTTACAACTTACAACcaggtatacatataatgtggCACCGAATGATGTACTTCTGTTTTTaaccgaaaaaaatatatttaccttttATATTACTCGATTAATTCAATATAGACTTCCACATTATGTGTTAACgaggtataattatacaaattaataataacaaacctaatacaatattattatgttcataatGTATCCAAGGTGTAATAGATAGAACTGACTTTTAGAATAACTTTTGTTctagttaataatttcaatttttttttttattattattattaagagacCTTTGcgctatatattgtataaattaattttttatttaaaataaaaaaatttaaatttgatttaaatttttttggattaatttaaaatagccaATTTGTGAATCTGattataagaacaattttGATGGTAATAAGATTTATCTAAGtcaagtagtttatttttttagaatttttttaaaatatcaatatttttttattaaattaatttgcatggaacgtaataatttatttttttttgctgacatgagtatatttcttaaattatttactcatcatataatattaacaattttcttCATACGTATAAgtagcataatttttttttttttttgtcaagtcTATCTGTTACACTCTGTATACCAGATGTCTGACTATCTTGTATTTAACGATCTTAAGGTGTCTAAGTTGATACCACACAGTGTAAAACCTTGTCTCATAGAAAAGTTCTATTATATCatctttaaacaataataagtgACTATAGTGGATTCAGATTTTAAAAGCTATTTTTGTAGAAgttgtaacttgtaataaACGtccatataaatacataataaatgatcattatttctatgattatttttcatcgttaaaatagttttttacaccttaataaataataaagtggtTCTTAACCTTTTTTTCACGGCGACACcctaacataaatttaaataaatggtgacatacataaataattattataactaacatcaaaatctaaaacaaattaattttcaatatatatatatttttaagacagaTCACGATAGAAAGCATTACATTGATTGAAAACCACGACTTTAATTAATAGTCAGCTCCAAATACTTTCAAATCTGTTACCTACTAGCAGGCCCATTCAAAATCATCGCAAGAccctaaattatacataacaacGTCTTCTATGCGACTTTCATCTTTTACTTGAACAtatgcacaatattatatacctaatatatttatgaatatgttttgtatttatattataatactacgcatattatttatctaattctaccgcgttatatattataatattatattcgaccGCCGTACCGCATTTTTTGCACCTTTGtctcgtttaattttttttttaaagcgcTTGTTCGAGCTTTTAGAAGACGTGGAAAACttttgtttatgaaaaataaatatgttttataagaataatcgcatagatataatatattataatgttattcaaCTTTGAATAGTGTTTTTCGCTTGTTTCGTTTTCGCGGTCACCGGTTGATGCGATCGATATTTTTGCCAAAATGTACCATTGTAAAGGTCAAGGACTAGAATTTTATTTGGGCTTTTATGCCAATGCGCAGTGGTGGCGAAAAAAGGCCGTCGTCGTTGTTAACAGGTACCGCTGCAGTCAtgcttatatacaatatttcccGAAAACATAACGatgtatatatcgtatataagtttaaaatactataatattaatgttatttttagcaTTGTTCAGTGCTCACATTTTCGACACAGCCAACCATAacacaaaatatcaataattacgcAGAAGACATACTTATAATGTAGTTTTTACGAGTGTTAATTTATTCGATACTGTTCGTTTGAGGAGTTAAATACAGGCAACTTATTAATGACATATTCGTATGTTGTGTATACATGTGTACATATAATAGTaagtaatcattattaattatggtgTGGGTGGTGTGGCGATGTGGACAACTGCAGTAGCATAAAAGAAATATCACATATATTTACCCGTTACACgaatgttgattattttttgtttattattaaacttattatcaaaaattatcaatcTTAATCCAATTGTTAACCGACAAAAATTCTGAAAACTGATTTCAATTTGTCATCTTAAAGTTCACTTGAAAACCCttcttacaattttaaattcattttttgatttaatattatttactcttAGAAATTCTTAGTataggaaaatttaaaaatctaattttaaatgaactctggagttgaatttttttcaaattgaaaaaGTCGTTTCAAGGCAATTTATTCATGATGACGTTAActtgaattattcaaaaatgttttcagaaGTTTTATCCGATTACTATAAGATTTAGTCGGTACAAATATCATAAAGATAGGgacattttagtaaaaattgcaATTGCAACAGAGATCGAATTCCCttcctaaaataaattgtgtaatgAATCTAATTTAAGCtcgtaatattaatgtacGCACAAGCataatacgtgtatatattgtattataatatatcgtacgtGTATGGGCTCTTGACtctggtttttatttatttttttcattctatccaatatagttataaaaaacacaaatttatGTATCAACCTTTCTAGTTTCTAAGTAtaccattatacatttatacaacatCGTAACCAACTACTAATAGTATATACAGAATGTATAGTATTTCCAttgaacttataaaatattgtaacaaagATTCTGCGCGATATGATTTGGCATTATTACATTCATTGatcttatatagtataataataatttaatatataaaaatgtaaatagcgatctttatttttcaacgaCTATAAATGTGTTATGTTTGAGTatcttcttttatattttggtaagCAGTTCCAATCAACCAGTTTAGTTTAAAACCGTTAATTTGATTCtgaatctaaattatataagcatttaattatattatacattagtcAGTAATCGTAATTTTAGAACTTCAATAGTAAAATTGAATTGTTGATGTAATATACAAACAGTGACTGGAGTTTTTTCAGTAAAACTAAAtccttttttcaataatacatacaaatgggtaaaattgaaacatttgaaTGGAGTtttgtcattatatttttcgccaaaaaatcctttaaaaataattataccatatatattagttactaatatattataaatatctttgttatacatattatatgtgctgatatttagttataaataataacaacttacTCGATGCTTCCCTTTTAAATTAAGTGACGTTTACTTTTTTACTTGTacattctattaaaaattattataatgatgcaaaaaagaacaataagatataaaaataataatataaaaacagtgggataatattctgttaaaattttaacatactaATGAGATCAGAATCCAATATTAGGTcttcagaaataataataatatcattaatatgggTCactttttccttaattttttcattaataataggtTGAA includes the following:
- the LOC113553506 gene encoding DNA-directed RNA polymerase III subunit RPC9, yielding MEVKNPQVAVLCNNEVFELLKKSQENTKLIGGMNHSTILYEVNKYLEQRPCAKQNATKIREFLIELKDMPINLTKKEKLMLVNDPPDSVLQLSLGIKDFYDRLSEPETEMLLYATKKFSGQFEIITKQERVDEEEEEH